A region of the Cryptococcus deuterogattii R265 chromosome 1, complete sequence genome:
CATGCCCGACCGCGAGTGGATCTCCTTCGCTGCTCGATCTGACCACCTCCTTGACCCCGAGACCCCTTTGCGTAACATCGATTTGATCGACTACCCTGGCAAGAGTGACCCTTCTGTCGCCCCCGTGTACACTGGTATGCTCGAGcgcaagaagaggttcaCTAAGTCTTACAAGGAGGGGTTCTATGTCTTGACTCCTGCTGGTTATCTCCACGAATACGCTTCTTCTGACCCTAGCACTGCTACCCACCCTATCTGGAGCTTGTTCCTTCCTGCTTGTACTCTTGGTCCCCCCTCTTCTGCCAGTACTGCCAAGTCTCATAAGTTCCACATTGAAGGCCGTAAGGACGGCACTTCTGCCCACGGCAAGACCCCTGGCGGCCGAGGTTTGTTCCGCGGTAGTGACACTGCGTTTACCTTTAGGGCTAGGAGTCAcgaagagatgatggaggtCTGGAATGACTTGAGGATGTTGGTCGCTAGGTACTTGGTTGCTTCTGAGCaaatggagagagaaggcCCCATCTCTCAGGCTGTCAGGAGCGTCGGCTACGGTtccgaagaggaagaagaagaagaggaggaagaggaggaggacgaaggcAGCTCGGTCgaggaggctgaggaggaagaagaggaagaggttcaGGATGACGCTCACACtgccgaagaggaggtCCCCGCCTACTCTCATGGTGGTGCCGCCCCTATTGAGGTTGGTCCCAACGGCTACGCTGTAAGTCCTAGGTTTAAGGTCAGTTCAGAATATCTGCTGACTTTTCATGTACCTCTAGATcgacaagaaggaaaagccCGAGCTCGGTCCTGAGGCTGAGACGGGCTCTGACGGCAGAGCTCCTCAGTTATCTCGCcgagaagagaaagcgCCTGCCCGTGAGCAGCCTACAACTGGTGAGGCTCCAGCTTCCGCCCCAGGGTATGAAGGTGCAGGTGTCGGGTCAATTTcgttgggagaagaggccCATCCTTCTGGTAATGCAGAAGCCGACACGACTGCTGAAGCTCCAGCCCCGTCTTCCTCGGTCGCTGGCGACAGCGCCGAACCTGACGTCGCCGAGCCTGAGACGCCCACCAGCGACTCAAACAGCAAGGGCATCCTTAGTCGATTCACAGAGAACTTTGGATCAGCCAAAAAGGAATAATTCAGGATGGCCTGACAAAACTGTGCTGCATACCGACCTTTGACCCGTCAACCTGCACCATTCATATCTTGTATCCTATATTTTGCACTTGCTGATGTCttatctttttttgtcATTCCTATTGTAGCCGACGAATAAATGTAACCACAGTATAATCACATGTTCCAACCCGATCTATTTACGTTTGAGGGGCGGATTGGTTTTGTCTATGTCTGATTTATATACGTATCTGCTAAATGTTTTTTTAATTGATATATGCAAGTCTTTTTGTTCGCAACGAGATAATCTCTACGTCTTGATGTTTTAACAGGAGATGACAAAGCTGCTGATCGATGATCTGCTGTAGCTGGATGACTGGACGATCGACAGGCCGAAAAGCTCTTCGCGTTGGccaggaaaagaaggttgTCGGATTTtaagaaaaagatggtggatgatAATGGGGCAGATAATTGTCCTTCACTTTGACACGTTCTTCGGGGTGGTAATTTATCAACTGCGTTCTTGTTACATCCGACACgtaccatcatcttcagtgCTCATGGCTTACTACTATCTAATATCACTACTTTCATTCCCGCAAGTTATGCATAAAGCCAATGACCCTAGATACCGTCAATACATCGTCGACCAGCAAATCGTGAATTTGCGAGGATAAACGTGCGTAATCACCGTTGATAAATGGCTTAACCTTCAGGTCTGTCCCTTAATTTCTCATGTTCTATGATCTAGCGATATATCGGAGAACCGTTCTACAGATCGATAGTTGCTATTTTCAACGTGCAAACCCCTGCATGCAACCATATTGCGGCCTTTGATACGATGATAGCAACACGACATCTCTTCGACATATTTCAGGAACCCGAGACATACGACGACATGACGGCAGATGATGGCACGTTGCTCTTTTGCTTTAGATCCACAAGGGGCGCATACCGAatatgaagaggaagatgattgagtATATAAGAATGTTGTCATGAAAAGAGATTTGGAGCAAACTCAAAACAACCATCACCCTCATCACCCCTCTAAAATGCGATCTGCTGCTCTCCTTGCTTTGCTTCCCATTCTCGCCAACGCTGCTGCCGTAGAGAGACGTAATGCCGACTCCAATGTCGGATCAACCACCTCGGACGTCTTTCCTCCAGCCGGCAGTAAGTTCATATACTCTTACCGTTTATTGGGTCTCTCAAGCTGAACATCTAACTGACATTAAAACTTATAGCCAGCGTCAACTCCAAGCTCTTCCCTCCCGAATCTGTCGTTGGCTACCCTGGGGCGACCGTGACTGGTGTTGaacctgctgctgctgctacCGCTTCCGCCTACGCTTACAACGACGGCACTTCCAACAACTACCCTTTTGTTGCCGACCAGCCCAATAACAGCAGCTCTGGGAACTTTGACGTGTTCAAATACTGGGGTAACCTCTCTCCTTGGTACTCTGTCCCTTCCAGCTTTTACGGCCTCAATGATacttctcctctcatccccGACGGCTGCTCCATCACCCAAGTTCACTTGCTCTACCGACATGGTGCTCGATACCCCACTTCTGGCGCTGGTCCGTCCACTTTTGCAGCCAAGCTTGCCACTGCAACCGCCCAGGATGGGGGTTTCAATGCCACGGGTGATCTTAGCTTCCTCAACAATTGGACTTACAAGCTTGGCGCTGAGCTTTTGACTCCTTTTGGAAGGTTGCAGAATTTTGAGCTTGGAGTGGCTTTCCGACAGCAGTATGGGGAATTGTTGAACAACTTCACTGAGCAAGGTGCTTTGCCCGTATTCAGAACTGAGAGTCAAGTAAGTCGCAGCCGTTTTCTTAACGGACGTAATAATGGAAGTAACACAGATAACTAAACGAGTACCTAATAGGATCGTATGGTCAAGACTGCTGAAAACTTTGCTGCTGGCTTCTTTGGCGTTCCCGAGTACCTCGATCAAGTAAGCATTGAACTTATGGTAGAGACATCTGGCGTGAACAATACTGGTGCACCATACGAGACATGTCCCAACTCCAACATTGCATCTCGCGGTTCCCTCGGCTCTACTGCTGCTTCCGCATTCGCCAAGCAGGCTTTCAACGGCACCGTCTCCCGACTCCAAAGCAACGTGAAGGGTGTCCAATTTGACGCGACCGATATCCTTAATATGCTCCAGCTTTGTTCTTACGAGACTGATGCGCTCGGCTACTCTGCGTTCTGTGGTCTCTTCACCGAGGAAGATTTCAAAAACTATGAGTACTATTACGATATCAGCTTTTACTACAACAACGGTGCCGGTTCTCCCGTGGCTGCTGCGCAAGGTAAAGGTTTCCTCCAAGAGTTTGTCTCCCGTTTCACCCAGACGCCTAtcacttcttccaactctaGCGTGAACACTACTCTGGACAACAATTCGACCTACTTCCCACTCAACCAATCCATCTATGCGGACGCGACGCACGAAGTCGTCTTGCTCGATACGTTGACCGCTTTCAACTTGAGTGCGCTTTTCAGCACGGGCCCGCTTCCTGTTGACAAGCGTGTGGAAGGGTCTTCGTTTGTGGCTTCACAGGTGGTGCCTTTTGCGACACACATGGTTGTACAGGTTTTGGAGTGCGCAAATCAGACTCCTACCAAGCAGATACGATTCATAGtgtgagtttttttttttttgaattttgatgttttttttttttatctctttctcatctttgcAACAAAAAACTGACTTGACAACTCAGTAACGATGCCGTTGTTCCTATCGACAAGAGTTACGAAGGATGCGGATCGAACAAGGATGGAATGTGCGCTTTCGACAAGGTCGTTGCTGCGCTTCAGCAACGTATTGCCGAGATTGACTATGACTATGACTGTCATGGAAACTAGTAAGtggtttttttctttttaaAAAACCCagttttctctttttgctGATGGGTACTGGGGGGAAATAGCACTGCTGTGGTTGGACAAGATTATAATGGGCGTGCTCCTCGAGCTTAAAAAGGGTCAAACCATCGTACTCCCAAGCCAGAAGATTGAGGGAAGGCAAGATGGAAAGACATAGATGGGAATTCATTTATAATGGAGGGTTAAGATCCAAAGATTAAGAGGATCAAAAAAGTCCAAACGAACATAATCTGGGAAAGGGCATCAAAAAGGACAGTATAATTTCTGAGGAATTAtccgaaagagaaaaactTAAAATAGTAATTCTAGATTGCAAGTTGAGAATAGGTAGTATTGGAAGTCTAGATGGGTATAATAATGAAATTGGTCTTCTCAATTATGATCTCTCTCGTAAGGTTGAGCGTATTCCGATATGTAACTCATGGTCGATGAGACTAAGCCATGTATGATGTTATTCCCTTTTGAGTTGTCCTATTTTGTTAATCATGGGCGCACACATTACTTGTACTTattttgttgtagtagTTAATTTGCTGTTAAGTAGTTACGTTGTACTTTCGGGTCAAACGGCGAGGCGGTGAACGTAGAACAGACAAGGCTGGACGGCGATGTTGATCATTATTGATATGATAATAGGCGTGCCTGAATTTGCTCATGAGGACGATCTCGGCGTGTCATAAGTGAGTCATTGATCGGCGAGCGATTTACGACTTGCATGCGACGACTGAATGTGCGCGTGCTTCTTCTATGCTCTGTGCGGAACACTGCACCTTTTTGCACGGGAGCGCCGCATTACACAAGCAGTAGATATTAAAAGGTCTGGGCCAGGGGGTTCGTACCGGTATATGGGATCTGCCTATCGATCGCACGCGAGACAATCCGCGAGAGATGCGAGATAAGCGACGGACGACTACTATTTATTTCATGCAGAGGTTGGAGAGTTTGGCGGGAGAAACACACCACCTGGCGGCATAAGCGGAGGACAAGGGATGGACGATCTCTTTATCAGTCTCTAGCACAGATAAAATTATATGGTGGGGCAACTGCGGGAGAATCGGGGAACGCAAGCAGAAGCGTAGCTTGCATAACAAAGAATATCGTAATTGGAGGCCACGTGTGGGATAACGCGTCGAGTGAATGCTTCCGCGCGATTGGCTTGGCGTTGCAATTCTGGATTTCGGTTTCGATTTCGCCACAAGTCACTGGCAGTAATCTTATTACGGTACATAATAGGGAGAGGAGTGGGATATATACGGTGGATGCTGCTTTCTCCTTCGCCACTCTTGTGTATTCAGCTGCCATacataataataaataacACTTCCACGTTGCGACTATTATATTAATTTCAGATTAGCACGAGGGTGTGACATCACCACGCACCATCTCTGATTGTTTTTGTCCATACCATATATCGCGTGGCAGACTCCCCCCCGCACCTGTCCTCAGCAACGCCATGTCCGTAGAAGGCGACAGCCAGAgcccttccctcctcatcccccCCAACCCCGCCTTTGTCCCCCCAGACTCCCGCCCACAAGGCggcatcctcatcaacgGCGGTGATTCCCGCCGCCCTTCAGAGCCATTCATCGCCTTTCATGCTCTACACGGCGGATTCGCCTCTGCTTCAGGCAGCGCCACCCCCCTTCGTTCCCATCCTGCCGGGGCCATCCTGCCCCTCTCAGCAAGCCTAAATTTGCCCCCTTCTCCCGAATCCCACAattcgccttcttcttccccacaACTGGCTGCAGGAGCGAGTAAACTCAAAATCCGATTCGCTCCACTCCCAGACCCTCGCAGACCACGAAGCTTGAGTACAGGCAGAAATATTGCATTCAAACCCACGCTCGGCCCTAATGGAGTGGAGACAAGGACGATGGAGTTGAGGGGGATGGGCGACAGCGACGGAAACAACGACCAAGTTAtcgttgatgatgattacGGTAATGAGGAGAATGTGGAAGGAgcggaaggtgaagaggagcgTAATGAGAAGAGCGGCAGGAGCTGGAGTAAGACAGTGGGAAGCAGTTGGAAGG
Encoded here:
- a CDS encoding cytoplasmic protein, with product MSHFDTVSRTTSRAGSTVSRNQSLIKKNTAPHELKPSDILIERFQAWKGIVKMLISYFEGIADIEANTSKELTKLGAVIQVPFRPGNQFLGEGGMQDVFYTIRDKTRLIADSHASLARTIESSIVQHLQKLRTEIKAHIKNVQNDTGKLATSVAKERELSTRAIADLARAINAVNNTPMQVSSKEDPFAVNQAVMKQLQKQVNEENALQKSIIIMQQNSAHFEEGIVRSIQSAWATFDEWQTRMSTSVQETWRQLGVNMAQLMPDREWISFAARSDHLLDPETPLRNIDLIDYPGKSDPSVAPVYTGMLERKKRFTKSYKEGFYVLTPAGYLHEYASSDPSTATHPIWSLFLPACTLGPPSSASTAKSHKFHIEGRKDGTSAHGKTPGGRGLFRGSDTAFTFRARSHEEMMEVWNDLRMLVARYLVASEQMEREGPISQAVRSVGYGSEEEEEEEEEEEEDEGSSVEEAEEEEEEEVQDDAHTAEEEVPAYSHGGAAPIEVGPNGYAIDKKEKPELGPEAETGSDGRAPQLSRREEKAPAREQPTTGEAPASAPGYEGAGVGSISLGEEAHPSGNAEADTTAEAPAPSSSVAGDSAEPDVAEPETPTSDSNSKGILSRFTENFGSAKKE
- a CDS encoding acid phosphatase codes for the protein MRSAALLALLPILANAAAVERRNADSNVGSTTSDVFPPAGTSVNSKLFPPESVVGYPGATVTGVEPAAAATASAYAYNDGTSNNYPFVADQPNNSSSGNFDVFKYWGNLSPWYSVPSSFYGLNDTSPLIPDGCSITQVHLLYRHGARYPTSGAGPSTFAAKLATATAQDGGFNATGDLSFLNNWTYKLGAELLTPFGRLQNFELGVAFRQQYGELLNNFTEQGALPVFRTESQDRMVKTAENFAAGFFGVPEYLDQVSIELMVETSGVNNTGAPYETCPNSNIASRGSLGSTAASAFAKQAFNGTVSRLQSNVKGVQFDATDILNMLQLCSYETDALGYSAFCGLFTEEDFKNYEYYYDISFYYNNGAGSPVAAAQGKGFLQEFVSRFTQTPITSSNSSVNTTLDNNSTYFPLNQSIYADATHEVVLLDTLTAFNLSALFSTGPLPVDKRVEGSSFVASQVVPFATHMVVQVLECANQTPTKQIRFIVNDAVVPIDKSYEGCGSNKDGMCAFDKVVAALQQRIAEIDYDYDCHGNYTAVVGQDYNGRAPRA